The following are from one region of the Gemmatimonadaceae bacterium genome:
- a CDS encoding glycosyl hydrolase codes for MVTLSRSGAWRTGAFVLAGLLPLALQAQATRPATRPAVRRVVQPAPSGPLTFDSTAFGGLRWREIGPARGGRSVAATGSVQRPNEYWMGTTGGGVFKTTDGGQNWAAASDNYFGGTIGAITVDPQNPDIVWVGGGETDIRGNTAGGDGLWKTLDGGKTWTRLGFRDEHIAAIRVHPTNKDIAWLAVFGNPFKAGETRGIFKTTDGGKTFAKVLFVNDSTGAIDLQLDPSNPDIMYAATWQAYRTSWSLSSGGPGSGIHKSTDGGMTWTNLSTTAAGLPRGVTGKIGLAVSPVKPSLIWAVIEHDSGGVYRSSDAGATWSYINRDRKLRQRAWYYSNIVADPKDTNVVYALNVNFFRSRDGGKTFPQGIRVPHGDNHDLWIAPNDPNRMIEANDGGATVTTDGGRSWTDEDFPTAQWYHVDVTNEYPYAICGAQQDNSTLCGPSRGDGRVQFADWKDAGGGESGYVTPHPTKPWIIFAGSYGGLLTRKDMRTGFERNITVYPVNPMGWSSKDIPVRFQWTFPIVFSRHNPNVLYAAGSRLFRSTNEGESWAEVSPELARRDPRTMDASGGPITKDQTGVETYALIFAFDESPVQQGVLWVGTDDGLVHISRNDGRTWENVTPPGIGDFTRISIIEPSHYEAGTAYVAANRYQLGDKRPIIYKTTDFGKTWTQIISGIDGEHFVRVVREDPVRRGLLYAGTERGVYISFDDGMNWRSMRRNLPLVPVHDLRVKDNDLIAATHGRAFWVMDNISALRQVTPAILASTAHLFTPADAWRTDWGGGFFAQMMGGAEGIGSNPPGGARFQYWLKDPNQTVRFEFLDAAGKVITGFTSDQDPDTQADSLRMDAMRTAMIDSLVTKAGLARDSATKVATARTSGPGAVDLEELFTRGPRPVRVPNKAGMNSFGWNMRYPDAARFDGLIMWAGSTTGPMAPPGTYAVRMTAGGVTQSYPFRIRKDPRSDATDADIAAQFKLLLAIRDRTTDANMAVRTVRNMRWQVSDRAPRLSGAAAQEFTQLSGEMMGELTGAEQEVYQTKNQSSQDPLNYPIKLNNQIAALSGTVGSGEYRPTVQAQQAFTMLSGKLEVQLGAIKKSLDGHLPRLNAILKANGLPELVPSNEEIKPNRPKIAM; via the coding sequence ATGGTCACGCTTTCCCGTTCCGGTGCCTGGCGCACCGGTGCATTCGTACTGGCCGGCCTGCTCCCGCTGGCGCTGCAGGCGCAGGCGACGCGGCCCGCCACCCGGCCCGCCGTGCGCCGCGTCGTGCAGCCGGCACCGTCGGGCCCGCTGACCTTCGACTCCACCGCCTTCGGCGGACTCCGCTGGCGCGAGATCGGCCCCGCCCGCGGCGGACGCTCCGTCGCTGCCACCGGCTCCGTCCAGCGCCCGAACGAATACTGGATGGGCACCACCGGCGGCGGCGTCTTCAAGACCACCGACGGCGGACAGAACTGGGCCGCGGCCAGCGACAACTACTTCGGCGGCACCATCGGCGCCATCACCGTCGATCCGCAGAACCCGGACATCGTCTGGGTCGGCGGCGGCGAGACCGACATCCGCGGCAACACCGCCGGCGGCGACGGACTCTGGAAGACCCTCGACGGCGGCAAGACCTGGACGCGCCTCGGCTTCCGCGACGAACACATCGCCGCCATCCGCGTTCACCCGACCAACAAGGACATCGCCTGGCTGGCCGTGTTCGGCAACCCGTTCAAGGCCGGCGAGACCCGGGGCATCTTCAAGACCACCGATGGCGGCAAGACGTTCGCCAAGGTGCTCTTCGTGAACGACTCCACCGGCGCCATCGACCTCCAGCTCGACCCGTCCAACCCCGACATCATGTACGCCGCCACCTGGCAGGCGTACCGCACGTCGTGGTCGCTTTCCTCGGGTGGCCCGGGCAGCGGCATCCACAAGTCCACCGACGGCGGGATGACGTGGACGAACCTCAGCACCACCGCCGCCGGCCTGCCGCGCGGCGTGACGGGCAAGATCGGCCTCGCCGTCAGCCCCGTGAAGCCCAGCCTCATCTGGGCCGTGATCGAGCACGACTCGGGCGGCGTGTACCGCTCCAGTGATGCCGGCGCCACCTGGAGCTACATCAACCGCGACCGCAAGCTGCGCCAGCGCGCCTGGTACTACTCGAACATCGTGGCCGATCCAAAGGACACGAACGTCGTCTATGCGCTGAACGTGAACTTCTTCCGCTCGCGCGACGGCGGGAAGACCTTCCCGCAGGGCATCCGCGTGCCGCACGGCGACAACCACGACCTGTGGATCGCGCCGAACGACCCGAACCGCATGATCGAGGCGAATGACGGCGGCGCCACCGTCACCACCGACGGCGGCCGCAGCTGGACCGACGAGGACTTCCCGACCGCGCAGTGGTACCACGTGGACGTGACCAACGAGTACCCGTACGCGATCTGCGGCGCCCAGCAGGACAACTCCACCCTCTGCGGCCCGAGCCGCGGCGACGGGCGCGTGCAGTTCGCCGACTGGAAGGACGCCGGCGGCGGCGAGTCGGGCTACGTCACGCCGCACCCGACCAAGCCGTGGATCATCTTCGCCGGCAGCTACGGCGGCCTGCTCACGCGCAAGGACATGCGCACGGGCTTCGAGCGCAACATCACGGTGTACCCGGTGAACCCCATGGGCTGGTCGTCCAAGGACATCCCGGTGCGCTTCCAGTGGACCTTCCCGATCGTCTTCTCACGCCACAACCCGAACGTGCTGTACGCCGCCGGGTCGCGGCTTTTCCGCAGCACCAACGAGGGTGAGAGCTGGGCCGAGGTGTCGCCGGAACTCGCGCGCCGCGACCCGCGGACGATGGATGCCTCAGGCGGCCCGATCACCAAGGACCAGACGGGCGTCGAGACCTACGCGCTGATCTTCGCGTTCGACGAGTCGCCGGTGCAGCAGGGCGTGCTCTGGGTCGGCACCGACGACGGCCTGGTGCACATCTCGCGGAACGATGGCCGCACCTGGGAGAACGTGACCCCGCCCGGCATCGGTGACTTCACCCGCATCTCCATCATCGAGCCCTCGCACTACGAGGCCGGCACGGCCTACGTCGCCGCCAACCGCTACCAGCTCGGCGACAAGCGCCCGATCATCTACAAGACCACCGACTTCGGCAAGACCTGGACGCAGATCATCAGCGGCATCGACGGTGAGCACTTCGTGCGCGTGGTGCGCGAGGATCCCGTCCGCCGCGGCCTGCTCTACGCCGGCACCGAGCGCGGGGTCTACATCTCGTTCGACGACGGCATGAACTGGCGCTCGATGCGCCGCAACCTGCCGCTGGTGCCGGTGCACGACCTGCGCGTGAAGGACAACGACCTGATCGCCGCCACCCACGGCCGCGCGTTCTGGGTGATGGACAACATCAGCGCGCTGCGGCAGGTCACGCCGGCGATCCTCGCCTCCACCGCGCACCTCTTCACGCCGGCCGACGCCTGGCGCACGGACTGGGGCGGCGGGTTCTTCGCGCAGATGATGGGCGGCGCCGAGGGCATCGGCAGCAACCCGCCGGGCGGCGCGCGCTTCCAGTACTGGCTCAAGGACCCGAACCAGACGGTGCGCTTCGAGTTCCTCGACGCCGCCGGCAAGGTGATCACGGGCTTCACCAGTGATCAGGATCCCGACACGCAGGCCGACTCGCTCCGCATGGACGCGATGCGGACGGCGATGATCGACTCGCTCGTCACCAAGGCCGGCCTCGCACGCGACTCGGCCACGAAGGTCGCGACCGCACGCACGTCGGGGCCCGGTGCCGTGGACCTCGAGGAACTGTTCACCCGCGGCCCGCGCCCGGTGCGCGTGCCGAACAAGGCCGGCATGAACAGCTTCGGCTGGAACATGCGCTACCCGGACGCGGCCCGGTTCGACGGCCTGATCATGTGGGCCGGCTCCACCACGGGCCCGATGGCGCCCCCGGGCACCTACGCCGTCCGCATGACGGCCGGCGGCGTGACGCAGTCCTATCCGTTCCGCATCCGCAAGGATCCGCGCAGCGACGCGACCGATGCCGACATCGCCGCGCAGTTCAAGCTCCTGCTGGCCATCCGTGACCGCACGACCGACGCCAACATGGCCGTCCGCACCGTGCGCAACATGCGCTGGCAGGTGTCCGACCGCGCCCCGCGCCTCTCCGGCGCCGCGGCACAGGAGTTCACGCAGCTCTCCGGCGAGATGATGGGCGAGCTCACCGGCGCGGAGCAGGAGGTCTACCAGACCAAGAACCAGAGCAGCCAGGACCCGCTCAACTACCCGATCAAGCTGAACAACCAGATCGCAGCACTGTCGGGCACGGTCGGTTCCGGCGAGTACCGCCCCACCGTGCAGGCGCAACAGGCCTTCACGATGCTGAGCGGCAAGCTCGAGGTGCAGCTCGGCGCCATCAAGAAGTCGCTCGATGGCCACCTGCCGCGCCTGAACGCGATCCTCAAGGCGAATGGCCTCCCCGAGCTCGTGCCGAGCAACGAGGAGATCAAGCCGAACCGGCCCAAGATCGCGATGTAG
- a CDS encoding methyltransferase domain-containing protein, translated as MSFPDHFSRVAGDYAASRPRYPDALFAWLASIAPGRRLAWDAGCGSGQASTALGAHFDRVVATDASTAQLAAAEPGAHVSYHEGRESNPALADRSVDLVTVAQAVHWFDRPQFWAEAHRVLAPDGVLAVWTYGVAQITPHVDAVIAPFYGDVLGPYWPPERAHCDTHYRDIGFPYATLPSPAFAMSATWSRAQLVAYLRTWSAVGQYLRREGVDPVLALEPALAAVWPDAVDRTVTWPLTVLAGRGQR; from the coding sequence ATGTCGTTCCCCGACCATTTCTCCCGCGTCGCCGGCGACTACGCCGCCAGCCGGCCCCGCTACCCCGATGCGCTCTTCGCGTGGCTGGCGTCAATCGCACCCGGGCGCCGGCTCGCCTGGGACGCTGGCTGCGGGTCAGGGCAGGCGAGTACCGCGCTTGGTGCACACTTCGACCGCGTCGTCGCCACCGACGCCAGTACCGCGCAACTCGCGGCGGCGGAACCGGGCGCGCATGTCTCGTATCACGAAGGACGCGAGTCCAATCCCGCCCTTGCCGACCGGAGTGTGGACCTCGTCACGGTCGCACAGGCCGTGCATTGGTTCGACCGGCCACAGTTCTGGGCGGAAGCGCACCGCGTCCTGGCGCCGGATGGCGTGCTGGCGGTGTGGACCTACGGCGTGGCGCAGATCACGCCCCACGTGGACGCCGTGATCGCCCCGTTCTACGGCGATGTGCTCGGGCCCTACTGGCCGCCGGAGCGCGCGCACTGCGACACCCACTACCGCGACATCGGGTTCCCGTACGCGACGCTGCCGAGTCCGGCGTTCGCGATGTCGGCGACCTGGTCGCGTGCGCAGCTGGTGGCCTACCTGCGGACATGGAGCGCCGTCGGCCAGTACCTCCGGCGCGAGGGCGTCGACCCCGTCCTGGCGCTCGAGCCGGCGCTGGCGGCGGTGTGGCCGGACGCCGTGGACCGGACGGTCACGTGGCCACTCACCGTCCTCGCCGGCCGCGGGCAGCGTTGA
- a CDS encoding gamma carbonic anhydrase family protein yields MPPPPRDAAAARRGPPELADGAFVHPTATVCGTVRLGREASVWTGAVLRGDTEWITIGDGSNIQDLTMVHADPGFPTTVGAGVTVGHRAILHGCTIEDDVLVGMGAILLNGCHIGRGSIIGAGALVAQGVAIPPGSMVLGMPGKVVRATTVTERDRLAASAATYRRLAVEHAEGRIRYHAPPADR; encoded by the coding sequence GTGCCGCCACCGCCCCGCGACGCGGCCGCGGCGCGTCGCGGGCCGCCAGAACTGGCGGACGGCGCTTTCGTGCATCCGACGGCGACGGTGTGCGGCACCGTCCGGCTGGGCCGCGAGGCGAGCGTCTGGACCGGCGCCGTGCTCCGCGGCGACACCGAGTGGATCACCATCGGTGACGGCTCGAACATCCAGGACCTGACCATGGTCCACGCCGATCCCGGCTTCCCGACCACCGTCGGTGCCGGCGTCACGGTAGGGCACCGCGCCATCCTGCACGGCTGCACGATCGAGGACGACGTGCTGGTCGGGATGGGTGCGATCCTCCTCAACGGCTGCCACATCGGCCGCGGCAGCATCATCGGCGCCGGCGCGCTGGTGGCCCAGGGGGTCGCGATCCCGCCCGGGTCGATGGTCCTGGGGATGCCCGGGAAGGTCGTCCGGGCCACCACGGTGACCGAGCGCGACCGCCTGGCGGCCTCGGCAGCCACGTATCGCCGGCTGGCCGTGGAGCACGCGGAAGGCCGGATCCGCTACCACGCGCCACCCGCCGACCGTTAG
- a CDS encoding N-acetylmuramoyl-L-alanine amidase: MLRTLLRPGFAGRPAVRPLLLVVLLAGCAGRTPATTGLTPATARPLPPIPRADGPLAIRIQYPSPNALIAARDSTFLLGTVRHGGATLTINGAPVSVRPNGAFLAWVAMPPRSRPQFEVVASVGDAAPQRLVLPIRLPAERLAPDAARPPYHDTASVVPRGGLVLRDAEPVRVAVRLAAGARAEVRPTPCGGGPAPVLPLLAPEGGGETVARDVRAAALRCGAVLAVFGRGDSVAVTRTLPPVADGDSLGLVRVGQASADSDAVVIARPVPGGTYRWFLLPGTVLRATGRQGDAVRVQLDSRLEAWVDAPSVTPLPPGTVAPRRTVANIRLVPGPGYVDLILPMSARPAYAVEAEGRTLRLTLHGTTGNTDIGWFQRGDSLVRDLQWTNDASDRAVYTLQLQREVYGWFAWWRGDAFVLRIRRPPVVDAGSPLRGLRIAVDPGHPPIGSTGPTGLYEGEVTLAVGQRVERLLRERGADPFMTRTTAAPVPLGDRPVMARRADAVAFVSIHLNAKPDGANPYRNTGSGTYYFHPQSAGLARAVQSRIVAHMGLDDEGTWYDNLAVVRGTWMPGVLVEGAYVIVPEQEAALRTPAFQEAYALGIVEGLEAWFRTLAGQAP, translated from the coding sequence ATGCTACGCACCCTGCTCCGGCCCGGTTTCGCGGGACGCCCCGCCGTGCGGCCGCTGTTGCTCGTGGTCCTCCTCGCAGGGTGCGCGGGCCGCACCCCCGCCACCACCGGCCTGACCCCGGCAACGGCGCGGCCACTGCCGCCCATCCCGCGTGCCGACGGGCCGCTCGCGATCCGCATCCAGTACCCGTCGCCGAACGCGCTCATCGCCGCCCGCGACTCGACCTTCCTGCTCGGCACGGTCCGGCACGGCGGTGCCACCCTCACCATCAACGGCGCGCCGGTGTCGGTGCGTCCGAACGGGGCCTTCCTCGCGTGGGTGGCGATGCCGCCGCGCAGCCGGCCGCAGTTCGAGGTGGTGGCCTCCGTGGGCGACGCGGCGCCACAGCGGCTGGTGCTGCCGATCCGCCTCCCGGCCGAGCGCCTGGCGCCCGATGCGGCGCGCCCGCCGTACCACGACACGGCGTCGGTTGTGCCGCGGGGCGGGCTGGTGCTGCGCGATGCCGAGCCGGTGCGCGTGGCGGTCCGGCTGGCCGCTGGCGCGCGGGCGGAGGTGCGGCCCACGCCGTGCGGCGGCGGGCCGGCGCCGGTGCTCCCGCTGCTGGCGCCGGAGGGCGGCGGCGAGACCGTCGCCCGCGACGTGCGCGCGGCAGCGCTGCGGTGCGGCGCCGTGCTGGCGGTCTTCGGCCGCGGGGACAGTGTTGCCGTCACGCGCACGCTGCCACCGGTGGCCGACGGTGATTCCCTCGGCCTCGTGCGGGTGGGGCAGGCCAGTGCGGACAGTGATGCTGTCGTGATCGCGCGCCCGGTGCCGGGCGGCACCTACCGCTGGTTCCTGCTGCCCGGCACGGTGCTGCGCGCCACCGGCCGCCAGGGGGACGCCGTGCGGGTGCAGCTCGACAGCCGGCTCGAGGCCTGGGTCGACGCGCCGTCCGTCACCCCGCTCCCCCCCGGCACCGTCGCGCCACGACGCACCGTCGCGAACATCCGGCTCGTGCCGGGCCCGGGATATGTGGATCTCATACTCCCGATGTCGGCGCGACCCGCGTATGCCGTGGAGGCCGAGGGTCGCACGCTGCGGCTCACGCTGCACGGCACCACCGGCAACACCGACATCGGCTGGTTCCAGCGCGGCGACTCGCTCGTGCGCGACCTGCAGTGGACGAACGACGCCAGCGACCGCGCGGTGTACACGCTGCAGCTCCAGCGCGAGGTCTACGGCTGGTTCGCGTGGTGGCGCGGGGACGCGTTCGTGCTGCGGATCCGCCGCCCGCCGGTGGTGGACGCCGGCAGCCCGTTGCGGGGGCTGCGCATCGCGGTCGACCCGGGGCACCCGCCGATCGGCTCCACCGGGCCGACGGGGCTCTACGAGGGCGAGGTCACGCTCGCCGTCGGCCAGCGCGTCGAGCGGCTGCTGCGCGAGCGGGGCGCCGACCCGTTCATGACCCGCACCACGGCGGCGCCGGTGCCGCTCGGCGATCGTCCCGTGATGGCGCGACGGGCCGACGCGGTGGCCTTCGTCTCGATCCACCTCAACGCGAAGCCGGATGGCGCCAATCCGTACCGCAACACCGGCAGTGGCACCTACTACTTCCACCCGCAGTCGGCGGGGCTGGCGCGCGCCGTCCAGTCGCGCATCGTCGCACACATGGGCCTGGATGACGAGGGCACCTGGTACGACAACCTCGCCGTCGTCCGCGGCACCTGGATGCCCGGCGTGCTGGTGGAAGGAGCGTACGTGATCGTGCCGGAGCAGGAGGCCGCGCTCCGCACACCGGCGTTCCAGGAGGCCTACGCCCTGGGCATCGTGGAAGGGCTCGAGGCGTGGTTCCGCACCCTGGCCGGACAGGCCCCGTGA
- a CDS encoding serine/threonine-protein phosphatase translates to MTHPTPSEVPVPRPGVRLRLAGRTDVGITRDHNEDAFAFLDLSSGQAHDDVADGTIDVGLRGVVLVVADGMGGAAAGEIASAMAVEAVLDTFRAQWMQGQARDTDTFVETIRDAADTANHRIFAYAGAHPEHAGMGTTATIAGLLGNSLYLAQVGDSRAYIVRDGTARQITKDQSLMQQLIEAGEMTPDQAEVSERRNIILQALGPDSTVRPDFTQQPLAAGDTLVLCSDGLTTHLRATDIARIVSASSDPEDACEHLIAAANAEGGHDNITVVVAQFSGDGLPAHDLLQREIGHQTYPLPDSGAPTLDRMRGRMRSGAVPAVTRPPTPAMGVQGVTDDRHAEAPPVVPPRDPGKAYVYVAIFAVLVLVAWAIWKFGFS, encoded by the coding sequence ATGACCCACCCCACGCCGTCCGAGGTGCCCGTGCCACGCCCCGGCGTGCGACTGCGGCTGGCCGGTCGGACGGACGTCGGCATCACGCGCGACCACAACGAGGACGCCTTCGCCTTCCTCGACCTCTCGAGCGGACAGGCGCACGACGACGTGGCCGACGGGACGATCGACGTCGGCCTGCGCGGGGTGGTGCTGGTGGTGGCCGACGGGATGGGCGGCGCAGCGGCCGGCGAAATCGCCAGCGCGATGGCGGTGGAGGCCGTGCTCGACACCTTCCGGGCGCAGTGGATGCAGGGGCAGGCGCGCGACACCGACACCTTCGTCGAGACGATCCGCGATGCGGCCGACACGGCGAACCACCGCATCTTCGCCTACGCCGGCGCCCACCCGGAGCATGCCGGGATGGGCACCACCGCCACCATCGCCGGGCTGCTCGGCAACTCGCTCTACCTGGCGCAGGTGGGCGACAGCCGCGCCTACATCGTGCGCGACGGCACCGCGCGACAGATCACGAAGGACCAGTCCCTGATGCAGCAGCTGATCGAGGCCGGCGAGATGACACCTGACCAGGCCGAGGTGAGCGAGCGCCGCAACATCATCCTGCAGGCCCTCGGTCCGGACAGCACGGTGCGGCCCGACTTCACGCAACAGCCGCTCGCCGCCGGCGACACGCTCGTGCTCTGCAGCGACGGCCTCACCACGCACCTGCGCGCCACCGACATCGCCCGCATCGTCAGCGCCAGCAGCGATCCCGAGGATGCGTGCGAGCACCTCATCGCCGCTGCGAACGCCGAGGGGGGCCACGACAACATCACGGTGGTGGTGGCGCAGTTCAGCGGCGACGGGCTGCCGGCGCACGACCTGCTGCAGCGCGAGATCGGGCACCAGACCTATCCGCTGCCCGACAGCGGCGCGCCGACGCTGGACCGGATGCGCGGCCGGATGCGCAGCGGCGCGGTGCCGGCGGTGACACGCCCGCCGACACCGGCGATGGGTGTGCAGGGCGTGACCGACGACCGGCATGCCGAAGCGCCGCCGGTCGTGCCACCGCGCGACCCGGGCAAGGCGTACGTCTACGTGGCGATCTTCGCGGTGCTCGTGCTGGTGGCCTGGGCGATCTGGAAGTTCGGCTTCAGCTGA
- a CDS encoding anhydro-N-acetylmuramic acid kinase, whose amino-acid sequence MATDAPLSAAPVMVGLMSGTSLDGIAAAVVRFHPTPDGHRPELLAFESVAYTPEQRARLAAGMVQGSARDFCRLNVDLGHWLADAAALVMARAGLTGRDVAAVASHGQTLWHEPGHSTWQIGDAAVLAERLQARVIHDFRSRDVAANGQGAPLVPLADLHLFAAADGWRALQNLGGIGNVTVVPPRGSREPALAFDTGPGCGVIDRVVAALVPGRHYDENGLMAAAGTPVEAVLETLLADEWYALEPPKSTGREKYDAAYVADLVARCRAASDAVTDADIVATATALTARTMAIGYDRFVRAGLVDVVLSGGGARNAELVRQVRTALPLRTVRTFDELFFDGEAKEAVAFAYIGLQHLLGQPGNVPAATGADGPRVLGVRTLP is encoded by the coding sequence ATGGCCACCGATGCGCCCCTGTCGGCCGCGCCGGTGATGGTCGGGCTGATGTCCGGCACCTCGCTCGATGGCATCGCCGCGGCGGTGGTGCGGTTCCATCCCACCCCGGACGGGCACCGGCCGGAGCTGCTGGCGTTCGAGTCGGTGGCGTACACCCCCGAGCAGCGCGCGCGCCTCGCCGCCGGCATGGTGCAGGGGAGTGCGCGCGACTTCTGCCGCCTGAACGTGGACCTGGGCCACTGGCTGGCCGATGCGGCCGCGCTGGTGATGGCTCGCGCCGGGCTCACCGGCCGCGACGTGGCCGCCGTGGCGTCACACGGCCAGACGCTGTGGCACGAGCCCGGGCACTCCACCTGGCAGATCGGTGACGCCGCTGTGCTCGCCGAACGGCTGCAGGCGCGTGTGATCCACGACTTCCGGAGCCGTGACGTGGCGGCCAACGGACAGGGCGCTCCGCTGGTGCCGCTCGCGGACCTGCATCTCTTCGCCGCGGCCGACGGCTGGCGCGCGCTGCAGAACCTGGGCGGTATCGGCAACGTCACGGTGGTCCCGCCTCGCGGCAGCCGCGAGCCGGCGCTCGCCTTCGACACCGGGCCCGGCTGCGGCGTGATCGATCGCGTGGTGGCGGCGCTGGTGCCGGGGCGCCACTACGATGAGAACGGTCTCATGGCCGCGGCCGGGACGCCCGTGGAAGCGGTGCTCGAGACCCTGCTGGCGGACGAGTGGTACGCCCTCGAGCCGCCCAAGAGCACCGGGCGGGAGAAGTACGACGCGGCGTACGTGGCGGACCTCGTCGCGCGCTGCCGGGCGGCATCGGACGCCGTCACCGATGCCGACATCGTCGCAACCGCCACCGCGCTCACCGCGCGCACGATGGCCATCGGCTATGACCGCTTCGTGCGTGCAGGACTCGTGGATGTGGTGCTGTCCGGTGGCGGGGCGCGCAACGCGGAGCTCGTCAGGCAAGTCCGGACCGCCCTCCCATTGCGCACGGTGCGTACCTTCGACGAGTTGTTTTTCGACGGCGAGGCCAAGGAGGCGGTGGCGTTCGCGTACATCGGACTGCAACATCTGTTGGGACAGCCTGGGAACGTGCCGGCGGCGACCGGCGCCGATGGCCCCCGGGTGCTCGGCGTCCGCACGCTTCCCTGA